The window AGCGAACTTCTCTACATGTTTTCCGGTAAAGTTTTCATCAAAAAAGGTTTGTGCACTGGCTATGCTACTTATGGCAAATAACATGATAGCGATTAAATTGACGCTTAATTTATACATAATTTAAATATCGAATGAATTGAACGTATAGGATACGAATGAGATTGAAATGTTCCTGCTAGCACTAAATTTAGCCATTTGTGTTGCTCTAATACAGTCAGTTTCTTCTACAATGAACGTCAACACAAATGGCTAGTCTACGTTATGTGTGACACAACACTTTTTTATAAAGGATATTGTATGAAAATTTTACAAATTTCAGTAGTGGCGGCTTTGGCGTTGGGCTTAACGCAAATGGCATACGCTAACCATGATGGTAAAGATGGCATGCACAGTGATCACATGCACGCCATGCAAGACGCTGATACCAATAAAGACGGCGTAATAAGCCATGATGAATTTACCGCAGCACATCAAAAAATGGCAGATGAGATGTTTGCTAAGATGGATACTAATAAAGACGGTAAAATCGACCAAGCCGAGCGTGATGCAATGAAAGAAAAAATGGGCAAGCATTGCAAAATGAAAGAACATAAAATGGAGGATATGGCTAAATAGCCTGATCCATAAAGCGTTTAAAAAGCCACAACTTAGATTGTGGCTTTTGTATTTTTAGGCGGATAATTTATCAATTATTTATTTGAGGATTTAGCAATGACTTACCAAGTATTAATTACTGGCGCCAATCGTGGCATTGGACTGGAATTCACTCAACAATATGCGCAAGATGGTTGGAACGTATTGGCGTGTTGCCGCGATCCTCAGCACGCTGGCGCCTTGCAGGCTTTGGCGAAAGTGCATGCCAACATTCGTATATTGCATTTAGATGTAGCAGATTTTGCACAAATTGATGCGCTGGCTTTGCAATTAAAAAATGAAAAAGTTGATGTGTTAATCAATAACGCAGGCGTTTATCCTGAAAGTAGTTTGGGTGATGCGGATACCAACGATTGGCTAGACGCGTTTAAAATCAACAGCATTGCACCGCTAAAAATGGCCACAGCTTTTACTGCACATATTGCCAATAGTGAGCTTAAAAAAATTGCGACACTTTCTAGCAAAATGGGCAGCATGAGCGACAATACCAGCGGCGGAAGTTACATTTATCGCAGTACAAAAACGGCTGTGAATATGGTCATGAAAAGCCTTTCGATAGACGTACAAGCTGCAGGCATTGCCGTAGTAACGTTACACCCAGGCTGGGTACAAACAGACATGGGCGGCAGTAATGCATTGATAGATACCAAAACCAGCGTGGCAGGCTTGCGTAAGGTGATTGAGGAGTTGAACTTGAGTAATACTGGAAAATTTATTGCTTATGATGGCAAAGAGATTGCTTGGTAACGCATTTGATTGTCATTTTAATGCAGCGAAGAATGGTGATACTGGCTAAGTCTATTGCGCTTTAAACGGCGCGCGCTCCTCTAGCTCGTTGGTATAAGCGGCAATACCTTGTGACTCTTGTGTGACAAACGTTTGAATAGCATGCGCAAAATCAGGGTGCGCAATTTTGTGAAAGGAGCAAGTTGGGCGTGGCTTAAAACCACGAGCCAGCTTGTGTTCACCTTGCGCGCCTCCTTCAAAATACTGAATCTTTTCTGCAATACAAAACTCTTGAGCCTGATAATAACATAGCTCAAAATGCAAATTAGGTACATATCTCAACCCGCCCCAATAGCGGCCATACAAGGTAGTTTGATGGTAAATATTCAGCGCAGCGGCTATTGGCTTACCCTCTAAATAGGCCAATACCAGCAAAATATTCTGCGGCATACTACGGCCAATTTGCTGAAAAAATGCAGGCGTTAAATAAGGTGTTGAGTGATGCTCAAGGTAGGTATTTTCATAGCATTCGTAGAAAAAACTCCACTCCTCTGGCGTAATATCGGCACCTTTAATGCGCTTGCAAACCACTCCGGAAGCGTTAACTTTTTTACGCTCTTGATGAATCTTCTTGCGCTTATCGTGACTGAGAGTACGTAAGAAATCTTCAAAATCCGTAAAGTTATCGTTTTGCCACCTAAATTGCACACCGTTACGCTGCAACCAACCGGCCTTTTCAAACGCAGCTGCAGAAGCATCATCAGGGAAAAGCACATGCGCAGACGACAACTGATGTTTGTGCATGGTTTCAGTGAGCGCTTCCACCATCAACACTTGTGTTTGCGGGTTATTTGCAATCAACCTCTGGCCAGTGATGGGCGTAAACGGAATCGCTGAAACTAATTTAGGGTAATAATTTAGTCCATTGCGCTGATAAGCCTCAGCCCACGCCCAGTCAAATACGTATTCGCCGTAAGAGTGGCTTTTTATGTATAGCGGCATTGCGCCGACTAATTTACCATCGTCATGCACTAGCATTGGGTAAGGCTGCCAACCTGTGCCTTTACCAACTGAGCCGGAACTTTCCAGAGCACTCAAAAATGCATGGCTGAGTAGCGGCATATCGCCCACTAAGGCATCCCAACTTTGGGCATCAATTTGCTGAATGCTGTCAGTGATTTCTAGAATCAAGCTCATCAGTCGCTAATATTAATCTGTAAAGAAAATGGTAAAGCGGCTAGGGGAAATAACGCTGAATACAGCGTAATGATAGCTTGATAGCTAATAAGTGCGCTTTTTGGAATTATTAGAAGCTTGTTTGCTTTTAGATTTGGCGGCTATTGAGGCGTCTGTTGCCTGTAATTTTTGCGCCTCTATTGTAGCTTCTGCAGCACTTCTACGTTCAGCTGCGCGAGATTGCGCGTCCTGCAGTTCTTCTAATGAAATAACACCGTCTTGATTCGTATCCACTTGACTAAAAAGCCTTGCGATCTGCGGTAGCTTTTCTGTAGCTTCTTGCCTATCTATAGTGCCGTCATTATCATTGTCAGC is drawn from Methylotenera versatilis 301 and contains these coding sequences:
- a CDS encoding GNAT family N-acetyltransferase, with translation MSLILEITDSIQQIDAQSWDALVGDMPLLSHAFLSALESSGSVGKGTGWQPYPMLVHDDGKLVGAMPLYIKSHSYGEYVFDWAWAEAYQRNGLNYYPKLVSAIPFTPITGQRLIANNPQTQVLMVEALTETMHKHQLSSAHVLFPDDASAAAFEKAGWLQRNGVQFRWQNDNFTDFEDFLRTLSHDKRKKIHQERKKVNASGVVCKRIKGADITPEEWSFFYECYENTYLEHHSTPYLTPAFFQQIGRSMPQNILLVLAYLEGKPIAAALNIYHQTTLYGRYWGGLRYVPNLHFELCYYQAQEFCIAEKIQYFEGGAQGEHKLARGFKPRPTCSFHKIAHPDFAHAIQTFVTQESQGIAAYTNELEERAPFKAQ
- a CDS encoding SDR family oxidoreductase, producing MTYQVLITGANRGIGLEFTQQYAQDGWNVLACCRDPQHAGALQALAKVHANIRILHLDVADFAQIDALALQLKNEKVDVLINNAGVYPESSLGDADTNDWLDAFKINSIAPLKMATAFTAHIANSELKKIATLSSKMGSMSDNTSGGSYIYRSTKTAVNMVMKSLSIDVQAAGIAVVTLHPGWVQTDMGGSNALIDTKTSVAGLRKVIEELNLSNTGKFIAYDGKEIAW
- a CDS encoding EF-hand domain-containing protein, with translation MKILQISVVAALALGLTQMAYANHDGKDGMHSDHMHAMQDADTNKDGVISHDEFTAAHQKMADEMFAKMDTNKDGKIDQAERDAMKEKMGKHCKMKEHKMEDMAK